The following proteins come from a genomic window of Thermoproteus sp.:
- a CDS encoding DUF3782 domain-containing protein, producing MSVEEVKKVLLEHPEIIAEALEARPQILYQALAKLTPWQMLATKEDLAKTEKSLLDHINRLEDRIGKVEDRLEKEVRRLENMIAALGARWGVWSEEAFRTGLLEILEEAGWKVKKEYFYDAEGYVYGFPSEVEIDVVVRDGKTILVELTAAVRRGDLPIVLKKKEYYEKRTGAKVDSVYVITPFIHDKNPDKVVAIFKEAGVRIVYPTPEGE from the coding sequence GTGTCTGTAGAGGAGGTGAAGAAAGTATTGCTCGAACACCCTGAGATCATAGCCGAGGCTCTAGAGGCCAGACCGCAGATTCTTTACCAAGCACTGGCAAAGCTGACCCCTTGGCAAATGCTGGCAACAAAGGAAGACCTGGCCAAAACTGAGAAAAGCCTGTTAGACCACATCAACAGGCTAGAAGACAGAATCGGCAAGGTTGAAGATAGGCTTGAGAAAGAAGTTAGAAGGCTTGAAAACATGATTGCGGCCCTTGGGGCGAGGTGGGGAGTTTGGAGCGAGGAGGCTTTCCGCACGGGGCTCCTGGAGATTTTGGAGGAGGCCGGGTGGAAGGTGAAGAAGGAGTACTTCTACGACGCCGAGGGCTACGTCTACGGCTTCCCCTCCGAGGTGGAGATAGACGTGGTGGTTAGGGACGGCAAGACCATCTTGGTCGAGCTGACGGCGGCAGTCAGGCGGGGCGACCTGCCCATTGTCCTAAAGAAGAAGGAGTACTACGAGAAGAGGACTGGCGCCAAGGTGGACTCGGTATACGTAATAACGCCGTTTATCCACGACAAAAACCCCGACAAGGTAGTTGCCATATTTAAAGAGGCCGGCGTAAGGATCGTCTACCCGACCCCCGAAGGAGAGTGA
- a CDS encoding stage II sporulation protein M, translating into MRLVLWVLLAEYVGIAVMAFLGYVYHGVVPKFLIDMLRSQINQTVVGPLSIFAHNAVLMTADSVPFIGPAALAFSISATGFILGAVIGYAAGGLGILALAAGYLASVALPHGVLELSAYAFATAGSIDATRKLLSRRGGALRSWLIHYAVALALLLAAAYLEWLEITWLSGLLPKFG; encoded by the coding sequence GTGAGGTTGGTCTTGTGGGTGTTGCTCGCCGAATATGTGGGCATAGCTGTAATGGCGTTTTTGGGCTATGTGTACCACGGCGTGGTGCCCAAATTTCTAATCGACATGTTGAGGAGCCAAATAAACCAGACGGTGGTGGGCCCGCTTTCTATTTTCGCCCACAACGCGGTGCTGATGACCGCCGACTCTGTGCCGTTTATAGGGCCCGCCGCGCTTGCCTTCTCGATTTCCGCGACAGGCTTTATCCTCGGCGCAGTTATAGGCTATGCGGCCGGCGGGCTGGGAATTTTGGCGCTCGCCGCCGGCTATTTGGCCTCCGTTGCGCTTCCCCACGGCGTCTTAGAGCTTTCTGCTTACGCCTTCGCCACGGCTGGCTCTATAGACGCAACTAGGAAGTTACTGTCGAGGCGGGGCGGCGCATTGAGGAGCTGGCTAATCCACTACGCCGTAGCTCTAGCTCTCCTCCTCGCCGCGGCCTATTTGGAGTGGCTTGAAATAACGTGGCTAAGTGGATTATTGCCGAAGTTTGGTTGA
- a CDS encoding helix-turn-helix domain-containing protein, whose product MIWVILLFANGTALLVFNQTLVGNIYSLQLPAAPLSTPVVLNNKTPVFAVLNGSTLLVPVLGRALITVEYVPKVKIADGVMTFNVTDGDYIIWAQGGVILMPALKILNFTRSGNSVLVIAEGPGVVAYTLQGSTPTNNTTPTPTTQTATQSTETQSSTSITMVTPTSTSTTNVSASSWLYYVVGIVLAIAAVGIAYGVTRRRATPHVDLNDTDRLVLSYLKKTGGAYEPDIARNLGLPRTTVFKSVRRLERLGLVSVEKRDGRNYVTPK is encoded by the coding sequence ATGATATGGGTCATACTCCTCTTCGCCAACGGGACCGCTCTGCTGGTCTTCAACCAGACGCTGGTGGGCAACATCTACAGCCTACAGCTACCCGCGGCGCCCCTCTCGACGCCCGTAGTGCTTAACAACAAGACGCCGGTATTTGCTGTACTCAACGGCTCTACTCTCTTAGTGCCGGTGCTGGGCAGGGCCTTAATAACAGTGGAGTATGTCCCTAAGGTCAAAATCGCCGACGGCGTCATGACCTTCAACGTCACAGATGGCGACTACATCATTTGGGCGCAAGGGGGCGTTATATTGATGCCAGCCCTCAAGATCTTGAACTTCACCAGATCTGGCAACTCGGTATTGGTCATAGCCGAAGGGCCGGGGGTCGTAGCCTATACGCTCCAAGGTTCCACGCCGACAAACAACACGACTCCAACTCCCACGACTCAAACCGCTACTCAAAGCACAGAGACGCAGTCATCCACATCAATAACAATGGTCACCCCGACCTCTACAAGCACCACAAATGTGTCCGCCAGCTCATGGCTCTATTATGTAGTGGGCATAGTCCTAGCCATCGCGGCAGTCGGCATTGCATATGGCGTGACTAGGAGGAGGGCGACGCCGCATGTAGACCTTAACGATACGGACAGGCTGGTCCTCTCCTATTTGAAGAAGACGGGAGGCGCCTACGAGCCCGATATAGCGAGGAACCTTGGCCTCCCGAGGACGACAGTCTTTAAGTCTGTACGGAGGCTGGAGCGCCTCGGCTTGGTGTCTGTGGAGAAGAGAGATGGGAGGAACTACGTCACGCCGAAATGA
- a CDS encoding AAA family ATPase: MDYSIFSGFTLIFGPPGSGKTSLALHVASRLGKSILYIGMYEHRERIKAKLGYLGLDEDAFHIYDFINITEHAAVLEMIGDIYVREAPDVVVLDGVNYFPEDRQTASAIYRMFETPVVAVGEEPIGGKPLAYMADVLIQIEQVFARGSRYRVLRFLKSRTGQPPGSEFYLAIVRGGPVVVEPWDEGKVSAKIAAALPMRRVVFTEEAVKALAAARRDYSPGLLEGSRVADFVGMGLEDMALAAALICDYAEAAKTALVYMYPAVERFLKCDVERRLVPVDSLADERGLEALRDAVGDSKVAVLYGLEHVLRTLGAKRLRFVLDFLSSWRPELALLAFFSGVEPSPRLTAMFNTVWRIEGGKAEVVKSMLGWPVRSFRVERKEGVYYFRPE, encoded by the coding sequence ATGGACTATTCAATTTTCTCGGGGTTCACCTTAATTTTTGGACCTCCTGGTAGTGGGAAGACGTCTCTGGCCCTACATGTAGCCAGCAGGCTGGGGAAGTCTATACTCTATATAGGTATGTACGAACACAGGGAGAGGATAAAGGCCAAATTGGGCTATTTGGGTCTCGACGAGGATGCCTTTCATATCTACGACTTCATAAATATCACCGAACACGCGGCCGTATTGGAGATGATTGGCGATATCTACGTGAGAGAGGCCCCCGATGTGGTTGTCCTCGACGGGGTGAACTACTTCCCCGAGGACAGACAGACGGCGTCGGCGATATACCGTATGTTCGAGACGCCGGTAGTGGCCGTCGGCGAGGAGCCCATAGGCGGCAAGCCGCTGGCCTACATGGCCGACGTGTTGATCCAAATTGAGCAGGTCTTCGCGAGGGGAAGCCGCTATAGGGTTTTGAGGTTCCTCAAGTCGCGTACTGGCCAGCCGCCAGGCTCCGAGTTCTATCTGGCCATCGTGAGGGGAGGGCCCGTGGTTGTAGAGCCTTGGGATGAGGGAAAGGTCTCTGCCAAAATCGCCGCGGCGCTCCCCATGAGGCGCGTGGTTTTCACAGAGGAGGCCGTGAAGGCCCTTGCGGCCGCCAGGCGGGACTACTCGCCGGGCCTTTTGGAGGGCTCCCGCGTGGCCGACTTCGTGGGCATGGGCCTTGAGGACATGGCCCTGGCCGCCGCGTTGATCTGCGACTACGCTGAGGCGGCGAAGACGGCGCTCGTGTACATGTACCCTGCAGTGGAGAGGTTCTTGAAGTGCGATGTGGAGAGGCGCTTGGTGCCTGTGGACAGCCTTGCGGATGAGAGGGGGCTCGAGGCCTTGAGGGACGCCGTGGGGGACTCCAAGGTCGCTGTCCTCTACGGGTTGGAGCACGTGTTGCGGACGTTGGGCGCCAAGAGGCTCCGCTTCGTCCTCGACTTTCTGAGCTCGTGGCGGCCCGAGCTGGCCCTGCTGGCCTTCTTCTCGGGCGTCGAGCCGTCGCCGAGGCTTACGGCTATGTTCAACACTGTGTGGCGCATCGAGGGCGGGAAGGCCGAAGTCGTCAAGTCTATGTTGGGCTGGCCTGTCAGGTCCTTTAGGGTAGAGAGGAAGGAGGGCGTCTACTACTTCCGCCCCGAATAG
- a CDS encoding CaiB/BaiF CoA-transferase family protein translates to MRPLEGVRILDFTAAMAGPFATMLLADLGAEVIKIEPPEGDHARDWGPPFYGEKYSAYFASVNRGKKSVVLDLKRPEAREVVYRLAKTARAVVVNFRPGVAERLGVDYKSLSAHNPDLVYCSISGFGEGPYRDLPAYDLVALAMSGLMDLTGEPEGPPVKFAVPIADITAGFYCALYVTAAVLSGAKGPIEVPLLDAAISLLTHQAGYYFATGEAPKRTGSAHHQIAPYQAFKAKDGYIVLAVGSDHLWRKFCEAIGRPELADDPRFKTNGDRVRNRAELVRIVEEELSRREVGYWVSLMWRNGVAAAPIYNVAQVFQDPHVRQRGLVVEMRGPYGAVKAIRAPGSSAALDLGNYTPPPALGEHTIEVLRGLGYSDEEIRRLIEGGAARAGKI, encoded by the coding sequence ATGAGGCCTCTAGAGGGCGTCAGAATCCTCGACTTCACCGCCGCCATGGCCGGGCCCTTCGCCACCATGTTGCTCGCCGACTTGGGCGCGGAGGTCATAAAGATAGAGCCGCCTGAAGGCGACCACGCGAGGGACTGGGGGCCTCCCTTCTACGGCGAGAAGTACAGCGCGTACTTCGCGAGCGTCAACCGCGGCAAGAAGTCGGTTGTCCTCGACCTAAAGAGGCCGGAAGCGCGCGAGGTGGTATATAGGCTGGCCAAAACCGCTAGGGCCGTCGTCGTCAACTTCCGCCCGGGCGTCGCGGAGCGCCTAGGCGTCGACTACAAGTCGTTAAGCGCGCACAACCCCGATCTGGTTTACTGTAGCATATCGGGCTTCGGGGAGGGCCCCTACCGCGACCTGCCCGCCTACGACTTGGTGGCCCTCGCCATGTCCGGCCTCATGGACCTCACAGGCGAGCCCGAGGGCCCTCCCGTCAAGTTCGCAGTGCCCATTGCTGATATAACTGCAGGCTTCTACTGCGCCCTATACGTCACGGCGGCGGTGCTGAGCGGCGCCAAGGGCCCCATAGAGGTGCCGTTGCTAGATGCCGCCATATCGCTTCTGACCCACCAAGCCGGCTACTATTTCGCCACAGGGGAGGCCCCCAAGAGGACGGGGAGCGCGCACCACCAAATAGCCCCCTACCAGGCCTTCAAGGCCAAAGACGGCTACATCGTGCTGGCCGTCGGGAGCGACCACCTCTGGAGGAAGTTCTGCGAGGCTATAGGCAGGCCGGAGCTAGCCGACGACCCGCGCTTCAAGACCAACGGGGACAGAGTGAGGAACAGGGCGGAGCTCGTGAGGATAGTCGAGGAGGAGCTGTCGCGGAGGGAAGTAGGCTACTGGGTCTCCCTCATGTGGCGCAACGGCGTCGCGGCGGCTCCCATATACAACGTGGCGCAGGTCTTCCAAGACCCCCACGTGAGGCAGAGGGGGCTCGTGGTGGAGATGAGGGGGCCATACGGCGCTGTGAAAGCCATACGGGCTCCTGGGAGCTCGGCCGCTTTGGATCTAGGCAACTACACGCCCCCGCCCGCGCTGGGCGAACACACAATTGAGGTGTTGAGGGGGCTCGGCTACTCCGACGAGGAGATCCGCAGGCTCATAGAGGGCGGCGCGGCCCGTGCGGGAAAAATTTAA
- a CDS encoding TRAM domain-containing protein — MEGEGRRPRRSRGGPRGPKPVKEGDVIEVDIVEKSRRGDGVAKVEGFIVFVPGAEPGQHVKVQIEKVGGTYAIAKIVS; from the coding sequence ATGGAAGGTGAAGGAAGAAGGCCGCGGAGATCCCGCGGCGGCCCGAGAGGGCCAAAGCCGGTAAAGGAAGGAGACGTAATCGAGGTAGACATCGTGGAGAAGTCCAGGAGGGGCGACGGCGTGGCCAAAGTTGAAGGCTTCATAGTCTTCGTGCCCGGCGCCGAGCCCGGCCAACACGTGAAGGTCCAAATTGAGAAGGTCGGAGGGACTTACGCCATAGCCAAAATAGTGTCTTAA